The DNA window TTCCACACACTTGGGAGCAACTGtgcaagtaaaagaaaaaaaaaaacacgttttgccaaataaacacttaaaaggtgtcagaTTTGTAAGGGTTTATTGCTTATTTCATGTAGAACAACTCTTTCCTTTAGTAATCCCTTATAgggaaattctttctctgcatttgacccatccaatctttcacacagtagtgtgtgcAAACAGAGCAGTGTGCTCCTGCCTGTGTAACACCCAGTGAGGAAGTTGGGGGTTAGTGCGttgctcaaggcacctcagccatggacattAGGGGATGCAAACCTGTGACCACTATGCCACAATTCCCCACTTCCATTtatgtaaaaagtaaaagtgatAGTCTTCAACACCAAAAACCCACAGTGCAGAAGATCTAAATCAGCTCATACTAAGGATAGCAAAAGGAGACAGAACATGACAATACAAAGGGTGGATATGGTTTACTCTCGTCAAGCGATATTGTGTGTTTGCAAAACAGCCACACTTGCAGTAGACACGGGACATCTTCAAATGAATGGCAGTAGTTTTAATGTCAACGCTTAATGGTCTTGGCAATGACAATGACCATTTCAAAATAACAGTTTGGTCCAATTGTTATAGCTGATAGTAGATCAAAATTAAGCCGAATTAAAGTGAGCTTGGAATAGGAATCCAACATATCATCCTAGTGTTCCAATTTACTTTTAAAGTGATAcgaaaatgtgtttattgaatAAATCATTTACCAAGTATACCCAATGGCTTTGTAATGTCTTCAGTGTCTTGTCTCTTCAGTGTTGCATAGTAATATTTAGACAGCAAGTTTAGTTATGCAGGATAAGTACTCACTCCACAACATCGTCCTGATCAGCAAACTCTTCATCATTGAAGCCGAACTGCTCAATAAAATTGGACGTCATTTGTTGCATCTGATAATCAGAAAAGGCCTGGCAAAACCCAGGACCAACGATAATGATGTAGGTCTTGGCACTACACAAAGCTGGTCATAACTTGAACTACATACAATAGCAAATGCATGcgaaaaatgtcttatcaaaacagaatgaataaaaCGTTTACTAGTCAGGTTAAAACACTTGGGCAcacaaaaatattcataaacagATGCAAAGTGCTACAATtaagaaattatatatatatattttttaatttgaagtttCTTGAACATCATTAGTtattaagtaaaataaacatcaaatcaTGGTAGCAAGAGAGAGCAagattgtttgttgttttttttcaacagatGAATATAGCAGAAAAACTGGGCTTCTATTTAAGACTTTCACAGAAAGGCTACTAAATGTTTGTACATAAATTAGGTCAGTGTGGCTATGGGTCTGCTTTGTGGGCATATACTCTGTGTATCTTTAGCTCTTACTTGTTGAAGAGAGGAGTCCTGGTGAAAGCCACTGTCTTTAAAGTCCACCTCGTCATCACTGGAAGAATGGATATGGTGTGTGTTCACctaataaaatatttgttataGAAAAAAGGTCAAGACAATTGTCATCACTTCATTCAAGCCTTGCTTTATAGACTGAGTTTTAATCCGTCACCAATATCATTAcaaatttaatgtgtttttctacagagcaaacacaaaatacatgtGCCAGAGTCTAAATAACATGTAGTGGAATTAAAGTCAATGCTTAATATTGCCTGCTTACTCACCAGGTCGacagtgtttcttttgtttgtgtcagcCAGCTGCCCAGAAATGAAGGCTTCCCATTTTTCTCTGTCCTCTACGGGGAGCtctgtgtctcacacacacacacacacagtttttcacATGGAGTGTATTTATCAAAAACGGCGCTTTGAAATCCATGCCACATAgacattgtttttaataaattggCTAGGCATGAATGAAGCTGAAGCCACAAGAAGATTAACCTCCAGTCATCACCGATATAGGAATTTCACACATAACACAATATAGAGACTGTTcacagaagatgatgatggtaaATTGCATTGAAAAAATGATTTATCACAGCAAGATGAGCAGTGAGAGAAGGGGGTTCTCACCAGAGATGAGGTGTTGTATTTGAGGTCCATTAGCACCTTTGTCACAGTTATGAATTATAGAATTGGCTATTCTGGTGAGATGACCCATGTAGCCTCGTCGTCGACCACCTTCCGCCCTAAAACACACATAGATAACAATGATTTAGACATTACTctttactattattactattactactttAGCACTAGAGCCAAGCATTCTTCACTTAAAAAGACTTACTGTTCTTTCTCGTTGGAGGTCCAGGCATCCAAGATTCTTTGAATAAACTGGCACTTTTGAAAAAgctgtttgaaaaacaaaacaaaacacaagaacaccaaaatacaacaaattcagtaaatcaaaaaaaaatctaggtTAAAACCGTACCAACATTTATCAGGTTACAGTAGGGATGTAACGATTACTGGTTTCATGATAAACTTTCATGATAAATTCCTTATGGTTAGTATCACAGTTTCAAATTTTTATTATcgttttaacaataataaaaattttaacCGTGTCAATCAGGATGTCCGACACAAGTCCAGTCAATTTTTCTAAGAAAATGTTccgtgttaaaaacaaatcccaaagcaaacactgaaatgtgttttgtttttccaggagtaacattaatgtgtgtgggtcagaataataataatacatttgctCTTAGACTATTTACACAGTGGGTGTGTAGAAGGTAAACCCAGTGATGCTACGGCCACTACATCCTTAAGTTCACTGTGctcatattttttaattgtttttttaaaataaaatttcaacAACACcgtgataataatgataaccgTGAGAATTGTGGTCACAGTAATCGTGAATATATGAATTTTTCATATTGTTACACctctttaaaattaaattgtggTTTCATGGTAATCTTACTATAAAAATTACAATATGATTCAATTTAGCAGAACACACGTGTGTTAACTGCGTAATGACAGCCAATATTAAGCAGATTTGCTATAGTCCCAGCAGTAAATGCTTGTGCAGTAGGGTTGAGCGGCAATACGGTAATAAGGTAGACCAGCGGTGTCTTTCAGAAGCAACAGTATCAGTTTCAATACCGTCattagtcattaaaaaaaattgcagtgcACTTATATAGGAGATCAGgattaaatataagatataattttTCAAGCCTAAAAATGATTCTATGTCcactgtttgtgtgcgtgtgcggtGCATTCTGCGCAAAAACTGTTCTGGATGGTCaggttaatttaattgtttgactgttgtatttgcacTTCTTAAGCTGTTGCTAATAAAAGTTGTTGGTGTAGGCACAAGCCAACAGTGTGGTGATGCTGTTGGGCCCGTCCGCGGTGCGCTTGTGTGAGCGTCGTGTATTTGGTCCGTCTTGCACGCAACTTCAAAACCTACCGGGAGCGTTTCAGAAGCGAGCGTTTAGCCCGCCAGACTTTGTTGACTTGCTCAGATTTGGCCATTTTCTTCTAAACATGCTTCTACATGTATAAATATGCTACGCAGTTAAtaagttttgcttttgtttgtttttacgaCCGGCAGTTTGCACGGGgtattttatttggaaaatCCACTggactctttgttttttctgtgtctggttTCCGCCCACTCGAGATAGTCTGTGTAAATTAACGTGTGCTTCGTAATTTTTAATTAGTCGGTAAAATGTGGAGACGGTATGAAGGTATCAAAATTTGGATACCGCCCAACCCTATTGTGCAGGAAGAGAAACAATAACTTCAAATAAAGATACATTTATGAACTgatcaatatttattttctcttgtatGCAAATCTTACATGTGTGATGAGGATGCTGTCCCTTGCATGTTCCTGCTCTGTGACATGCTGGGTGTCTGTGGTGGCAGGGGGCATAGCCAGAATCATGGCTGTGCAGATTTCCACCTGAATGTGGAGGAAGTTGTTCCAGATGTATTTGAAATACATATCCTGTTGAGTAAAGCAAACATTATAGAAGATGCATTAGTAAATGCATGATTTGGATAGAATGGATGTGGTGGTTCAGAatccaggagaaaaaaaaaagaaaaaaaagaatgggacaaaaacactgtgttccaaattattatgcaaatacaaattcaattaaatagatttgtttttcaatgtTGGTTTGATCACTGACGTCAATCTCAGGCGGGTTTAAGGGGCAGCATAGTACTTACAGAGGGTATATACAGGAATCTTGAAGTTAATTTCAATACCTTTAAGACTTTTTCAACGCcttctcaatattttttaataactcATCGCCACTTCGAATCATAACCATTTAcatcagtgacacctttaaCTTTTTAGTTGTTAAAGtttaacagttttagtttaCGATCAAGACTACAGACCACCATCACACAACTAGGGATGTAACGATTACAGGTTTCATGATAAACCGTAAAATGACGGTGACCTTTAGTAATAccatttcaaatttttattatcattaaaacaatgtctgattattatttgttttttcaaaacaaaaattgGTTAATTATTTCAGTGTGGGTATACAAGTACTTTTTGAACACTTttagcacatttcaacaatactgtgataataatgataactgATAATTTTGGTAACAATAatcatgaaatgaaattttCATATCGTTACATCTCTACATAAACAGAATTCAAATAGGCTGGGAGAATAAATCGAAGGCAAAGTTTGAAGACAAATTTAGAGTAAACACTTGTATAACGCATGAACTCAAAACTAGTTTACACGCAGCATTGCTGTTCCACCCAGAATAAAGACAGTTCTACTAGCTGAGGTCTGTCACTTCAGGTGCGGCTACTGATGGCGGTGTAACGTTAACACTGGGTTGTGGTCGCACAACGTTACTGGCACAGAAGCTAAAAATGGATCGCAGTTACTAACAGTGGACATGTGACTAGCACCATGACATGGTGTGCTTGTACCAAGAGTGCCAGGGCGCACTCGGGGCGCACTCTGGTCTTTTGAAACGTTGTTTGTGCCTCTGAATTTACGTCCGCGTACAGAAATTTGAACGCACCCATAGTAGTCCAGTTGTTATGTTATGGGATCATCTGTAGTTTTTGGACTCAAACGTAAAATTTATCTCAAATTTTAAGACCTCATAAAGTCACGATAAGAcctttttttaatacttttaaggGTCTTAATTTCCCAAAAGTTGAATTATCAGCTTATATTACTTTTCCAGAACCTGCACATACggttgaggaggttgttcaCCATGACTAGTAAGTCACTGACTTAGTCatgtcacaaaaaaattaaaagatcattgtactgtgaaaacatttgtgtgcGGTTCAGAGTGCAGACAAGTTTCATAAATATGGGAAAGTTTCTGTAAGGCACATTCAGCATAATGACCACTGCAAGTCCATGATCACAGTGGCGTAATCACATTATGTGgaagaaaatgcagttttatacccagtttttgtttctgcaaaatAATGACACTTCAATGTCCCCCGCATTACCCTGAACCAAGCAGGCCAAGGCACGGTTGCCTCTGACAAATACGCCATCAAGTTGAAACGCATGACGCAACGTCATATCAAAATTACTGTTAGACATATATAGATAGACATATATACATGGCTGTAACCATACATGGTTACAGCcatgtatatatgtctatggttACAGCAGTGCAATGGAGAGGAGACCCGATAACAAAGCTGCCATGACTTTCTTGGTCTTTGTAAACAATCTTCAAGTCAACCCTCTCCCTCTGACCAACGTAAATCCTTTGTTGCTGCCATTGTTGGGATGAAGGGATGGTAGTTTGCTTTATACGACATGATTACGTGGTTACATTCAGCGCGTCGCATACTTAACAGCGGTTGGGCGCATGTGTGACCAATTGTTCCATGCCGAAGTCCACCTCTTTAAACCATGCCATGCCAGGGAAACGTACCGTATCCAGGCACAGTACACTTGTGCTCCAAAGCACACCACATCctctgtaaaacatggtggaTGCAGTGTGATAACAGTGCATGCTTCCAAAAGCTCTCAGTCACTAGTTTTAATGGATGCTGCGACTGAAGACAGAAGCAGCCAGATACAACATAGAGCAAAAGCAATCCAGGAGTTTTTAAGGCAAAAAACGGAATATTATGCAATGGCAGAGtcaatcaccagatctcaacccGATCGAGCACACACTTGTCTTGCTTGAGACAAAGCTTAAGGCAGAAAGAccaacaaacaagcaacaactgaGGAAAGCTGCAGTAGaggcctggcaaagcatcacgAAGAAGGAAACCCAGCgtttggtgatgtccatgggttccagaTTTCAGGCAGTCATGGCCTGCAAAGGATTCTctccaaaaaattaaaaatgtcaaaaagctCCTGAAATGAGACTGTATAAAAATTGACGTAATTTCTACTGAAACCCAACCTTAAGATAATTTTGTTCAATCCCTGAAAGTCTGTACTTCCATTGCATCACAAATGATTCAATTCAAATCCAACATGGTGGCATCCACAGCCCAAACCATGAAGATTGTGTCACTTTCCAAATATACATCGGCCTCACTGTACgtacagaaaaaatattttccaagACATTTTGTACGCCATACAGCAGGTATGACTGCATGATCCCTGGCATCTAAACaaactgtgcaaacattttatcCTTCCAATATACTATCTGGATCATACAACAAAGATGTAATCTTCATCTCCAAACTGGAGTCTAAAGAATGATGTAGAGACAATGAGATTTGTCATGAGTCTGTGTTTTGGCAAACTTAGCCTataagacattttattattattgaagatACTTTGAAATGCTTCACAAATCTGCAGCTgtattttaatatacagtatcttGCTTATAAAGGGCATAAAAGTTGCAAaagcttcataaaaaaaaatctaaatatagaTCATACTCACAAGTATGACTCCCAGTGTGTTGAGATTGATTAATTCTGTGttgatgctgtgtgtgttgctttgcaACAGACTGGCCACCAATCTGACCACATTGAGTCTCGTATTGCCCACTGGAGGGTCCAGTACCCCCCACGTCGTCTTCATCACATTCCTCTGATGGTGGAGAACAAGCATTGTTTAGCATTTGCACAGGTGACTATAGTAGATGAATAAATCCATAATAATTACTCGAGATTTCAAATTAATCTGCAAATGGAAATTAATGTGTTGGGAGTAATTATAGTTAACtacttatattattattatataatcaTAAATAACAGCTCATAGCTGTCAGTGTGGTTTTCACCTTTGGGGGTTCCAGTAACAGCTGATGAAAATCTTTGAGTCGCGGTCTCACAGCCTCCAAGATACTGTGATTGACAGAGAATGAAGGGTGGGACATCCCAGGTGGGCACTCCATATGACCCTCAAACCTacaaaatcaaaatgtaatGAGTATGTTTTCCAAACCAGCCTTTTGGGCTCTGTCTACAGTCACAGGaagggaatgtttttttttttttttttttaacttaaactgAATTCTTCCACGTTCTCCAACAATTCCATCATACTGTACAtcaaaaccaaattaaaaatagaaggcagacaacagaacagaacataCGCTGGTCTCCTTGTCTCAAACAGTGTGAGGAGGATCTGGATGACACTGACAATTGCAGATTCATTCTTCTCTTTGTCGAAGATATTAGACAGCAGTTGTTCCACTGTTTCCTGTCTGAGGTGAAAGAAGACAgacatgaatataaatatgaagcagGTTTTGGTATGAATAATGATAATTACAACAACTATACTCATTATTTCACTTGAATATAACACATTATATTCTTCAAATTGTTACAAAGATTaattaacacaacaacaaatagatgcaaagagagaacagaaataCTGGAAAAGGCAGCACTAAACTTTAaagaataaacattaaaataatacaaccTTTAACCAATTATACAgtttgctgttgtgttattgAGATGTTATTCCTTTCTTTCTATCCATCTCTGCTTATCTTTTCAGTCACTTAGCTCTACTAAAGGTGAATGTGGTTGTAGAGATGGCGCCAATAGAAACACTAGCTGTCTCTTAGGACATTTTATTGATGGGTAAACTGTAAACAATGAGAATCTGTTGTTATTGGTGGTACACAGAGGTATGTCAGGCCTTAGTAGAAAACTTAGGGTACACCCACACTAGCCAGTTGTCCTGTACTGTGCCGAGTACGAATGACGCCGTCCTGCCGCCCACATTCACATTACGAACCAAAGAGCCGAGGCACGGTTGCCTTTGACACATGTCATCATGTTGATGTACAACATATGCACTCAGCAATTGTAACTATATAGTCAGTATGTTGACTTCTTGCACTCCTTGTAAGGAACATTAGACGCACACACCATTGTTGATTTCGAATCAACTGTCAAACCTAAAACACGCCTTCCGCTGCCAGTAGTTTCAGAGAGGATACTGACTGGTTGAACCACTTAGGTTTAGCCTGGCAAGATGGACTGGAAAGTGATTTCACAAAAATCCATCTGCCTGTGAAACACtacaaagacatttttgttCTGTACAGTAGAGTTTAGATGAGTTTTAGGAACAAGTGTGTACTTTTCAAGTGTGGCCAGAAGTGGGTCAGGCTCTGAGCAGCCCTGGACCTGGAACATCTGGTCTCTGCTCAGTCTAATGATCTCACACAGTGACTGGGAAGCGTTGGAGTGCctctgaaaagaaagaagaaaaaaaaagagaggaggaataaaataaaccatatTTGATCTTTTATATGACTCCTGAAATTGTGCATACTGTAGGActacaacaaacaaatatttccagttttgGTATTCATTTCATACAACTTTATAATCTGTGCATCCCTATAACTTACTGGATAATTTATTTGAATCATTCCTGGCACAGGCAAATTCCAGAATTGGGGCTCGAATATGCTGCCAATTAATTTTCAACAATTCTGAACATATTGTAAATATGTTAATTATATGAAGGTTCCTCCACATAGATTTTTTTGTAACAAGACATGTCGGAAACTACATAAAGAAAGTACATATTTACGCCTtttcaaaggtaaaaaaaaaaataaaaatccactccCTGCCCCCCAAAAGCACACAGGAGTTAAAAGATCCTGAGGGCCAAAGGACAAAAAGGCAGTGTGTTACTCACATCTTCATCTTGAGAAGACTGTACCATGTCCACCAGTCTCTGAATCACTTTCTCCTCATTCAACCACTAAAAGTAAAGAACAGAAATGATAAGCAGCACAAAAAACATTGGATGGAAATTCAAAAGAACACAAATCATAACCACCTCCAATGGAACAAAAGTAAATTTTACATATGAACTAATCATTTGAAAACACCAAACTTACACAACACATGGGTTTGTGTACTATTaaactttctgcataaaaatgactttctTCAGAAAATCCtaaaaggagacaaacagaACCCATGATAAGACAAATAGTTGTGAATTTCTATGTTCAGGAAAATCTGTTAATATCTGTtaagtgtaaaaatgtgtgaaCCCTTGATTTCAGTCCGTCTGGTCTGGTTGAGGACTTTGGTCTGACTACCTTGTGCAAAAATAGCAACATAATGTTTCCAGTAACTTTTGATCAGTcatctacagcagcttggaagAATTTTAGCCTATCCCACTACAGAActgcttcagttctgagatgtagGTGGGGTTCCTCACAGGTGCTTGCACAACTTctgttggattaaggtcaggacttggccattttaaataattctgaTCTTCTTCGTGCTTGTGCTCATCGTTTTCTTGGTGCATGGCCTAGTTTCTCTTGGACTGATATTCTGACATTTTCACAGGTATCATTAGGAACTCTAGCTATCCTGGACCAGatgcaggggggaaaaaaaaccctaacCAAACAGGGACATCACCATCATGTTTTACAGATGGGATGAAGTTCTGaagctggaatgcagtgttttttgtCTCCAAATATGActcctctcatttaaaccaaacaactCAACTTTGGCATTTCCTGTTCACAAAACAGTTTCGCAACAGTGTTCTGGCTTGTCAGCAcctaatgataaataaatatggattaaCAGTTAGATTCACTAAAATCCCTGCAGAGCAGAACATCTAGGTAGATAGTGTGTACAAGCGTGAACAGAGGAGAACTTTCTGTGCTCATCTGGTCAGaacaagaaaatgcattttggagCGATCACAGCAATTATGGTCTGCGTCATTGCCACGTGTAGTTACATGTCCAGGGAGGTGTACATCAGGCCACGACGTAGGGTCCTTGGGTAGGGTCCAGTGTGACACGTAGCAACAGCATCAACACGACGTGGTGCTCTAAAACGTGCACTGGTCCTTCCCACCCTGCCATTCACACCATGGTTCTCTTGATGATGGattcattaacattaacactgccaatgtgagagaggacCTTAGTTTCTTTGAAGTCACGCTGTATTCCTTTGAAACCTCTGCATCTTTCTTTTacagtgatctttgttggttgACAACTCCTGTGAAGGATAGCTGAGATTCTCAGAAAGCTAATTTTGCCAGTTTCATTGCATTTATGGGAAACACAGATTGACGTTAAGAGGTGCACTTAGACAAATATAATGTTTCATTTgcttgattgggttctctttgtctactttcaggacatCAGGAAAATCCACAGTCGTTTTGAAGTTTTGAAATTCTGAAGGGCACAAAAACTGCATGAACCATAAACCAAGATAACAAATGTGGTTTTCAGTAAGATTACAGAACTAATTAAATCGATAAATATGTAAACTTTGGGTTTTCTGCTGTCCAAATCCAATTCATTCTACCTATTCATCTCAAGAATCCATCTACATTTAAGTATCTTCATTGTCACTACTGTTAATATAAAACCAGTGGCATCTCTCATCTGCTTGGCTTCAGAAAGTTTGTCCTCAATAGAGGATTTGAGCTATGTGAGATTAAACCAAACAGAACTGATTAAAGTTTTCTTGTGGGTTGCAAGGGTCCAAATTTACTTGATTGCAAGTCAATAGACATTTGTTGAAAAGCCAATAACATTGATCCACCACCCACATTGAGAACATCTTGTCGTAGCTGCTGTGGTTCAACACAGGTGAGCATTCTGAGCAGCAGGTCCATGATCGCAGATGTCCCGATGTGTTTGATCATCAAATCTACAAAGTCCTCCCTCTTCCGCAGAAAATCCACTAtctataaacataaacattcaaTTGTGAAATTACGTCTTGCAATTATTAAAGACAAACTGTCATGCGTCATAcagaattaagaaaaaaagactatagaactacagtaaaaaaaagactaaacatTCACAGTATAGATACATTTTGGTTACATCTGGTGACGTGTATCCTGTtctttgaatgaaaacactgtcAGACTTACTTGTTCAGGCTTGCGTCCTATAAGAATTGATAGGACCTTGGAGAAGAAGCTGGCTAGGAGCGGGTTGAGCGGTGGCTCATTCTGGAGGAAACCATACAGTTTCATCAGCAATTTTTCATCTTCTCCCAGTCTGTCATTGATCTGGCTCACATCTGACGTAAGTAGTTCACATGATATGTTGGGATAcctataaaaacaaacactgctaCTTAATTTTCAAATGTCATATGTTATGATACAAGCTGATATAACATCATTTATGCTTTGGGAACTCAGGACTTTTCCACATTTAACAGGAAATGGCAAACAATACTGAAAatcaaagcaataaaaaaaaacataaaaccataAACCTAGTCTATCCTGAAACAGGATAAAtcaattaaatacatttttacactttgacATCAGGTTTAGAATTTTGACAGCTATTCACTAATCACTGTAGTAAATCATGAAGTGCATACATGAAAATTTACATTACAAATTAAGCAGTCCTTAAAgcaaataatatataatatataatataataatatagctTTTTCTGTGAACTAATACAACCATTAGCAGTAAACTAAAACAATGGATGGCTGCCATACATGCATTACAGCAAAGCAATACACACTGGAGATGGTTCAGCCTTACCACCATGTTTTCTTACTTGTATTTAACCTTCTCCTCAACATCAGTACTGGGTTCTTGAGTGATGAAGGAAACCAGGTCCTCCATGCACTGCGGTCTGAGCAGGAAGTCAACCAGTTTGTGGTTTTGAGCTTTGCACTCCTGCAGGACGTCGTCCTCATCCATTACCTCTGTAAGTGTCACATCCTCCTTCTCTAGCAGTGTGTCAATGTGGGATGTGGTGTGGAGGTCAAATTTCCAAAACATGTCGGTTCTtcaaaaatatctaaataaatcGAACAGGTAATAACACAacttaacacaaacacaactatCATATGTCATTAAGAAATGCATTAGATGTGGCCAGAATAGCTTGTTCTTCTGCATACCTGGGAGTATTGGCGGAGCTCAAGTTAAAAAGATTTATGTTCTAGTCTTTGGGAGTTATGGCCCATTCCAGGCAAGTCACATGGACTGGGAGGCAGACAGCGGTGATGGAcaggctgacaaaaaaaaggaaacatacaGCAGTTTACTAGTACATACCTATGTGGGCGATACAGAAACAGACATGTTTTCCAAGTTGTCCACTGCGTTTTATATGATTTCAACAATTTAGACTTGCAGACGGAACTACAGAAGGCCCAAATTATTCACATATAGTCTAGCACAACAATGCAATCAATATTGATCATGTCCAGCATATATTTGTGATCAGAGAACACTAAAACAATCTTGAAGAAACATTTCTCAGCCTATGTACAGTTCCAGACTTGCTCGCTCATGCTAATAAGCACTCCACATCATTTAAAACCAATCTAAGTGGAtcattattcaaataaatatttgatatgCAAAAGTGTCCAACCTCATAGTTCGACAtttacactgaataaaaaacatatgcagtaaaacatttcagaatttTGATAGGACTATGGTGTGGGCTCTGGATGGaccactccaaaaaaaaaatcattcgcTTTCTGTGGACACCATGCCTTTGTTTTGAATGTGTTCTTTGGAAACTTCTCTAAACAACTCACTATATTTTTAGATTACTAGCATGCCATAAAGGCCCGTGTCATAATAGACTAGCACTTGGAATTCTAGATATCCTTCATCTTCCTTGAATCGCCAATAACAGCTGACAAAATGCAGACCCACAAACAGCCGCATTTTGCCATGtgcagaaaaaacaataaataaaagagaaaatgccAGACAAGAGTAGTAGAAAGCAAATAAGCATTTCCTTTTACTTAATGATGTGCAGTAGCTATGGCAGTAGCTATAGCTCCACTACACTCTAACCTGTCAtgcatctccccagaaatgtaactacccATTGCAGTCACAATGGCCGTGATGGCTGCCAAATGCATTTTCTTGTTCACAAAATTCAGTGGACAGACAAGCAGAGAAGGTTCTCCTTTGTGCAGTCTTACACATCATCTACTTAAATGTATTCTCTACATTCTATTCTGCAATGATTTTAGTGAAACTGGCTGTTAATCCACATTTATTCACTTCTATTGCAACATGAGCCACTCTGTTCCACTAACCATTGTGTAAAGTGTAAGGTGAAACCCAACTCAGCTTGCCTGTCGCTACCTTATACGGACACACCAGTGAATAGGCATAAAGGCTTTCAACAGACCACGATGCTGTAGATATGCCATCATTGTGCCACAGTGCTATAAATTAAGCTTTATGGTGTAAACT is part of the Mugil cephalus isolate CIBA_MC_2020 chromosome 10, CIBA_Mcephalus_1.1, whole genome shotgun sequence genome and encodes:
- the ppp6r3 gene encoding serine/threonine-protein phosphatase 6 regulatory subunit 3 isoform X8, encoding MFWKFDLHTTSHIDTLLEKEDVTLTEVMDEDDVLQECKAQNHKLVDFLLRPQCMEDLVSFITQEPSTDVEEKVKYKYPNISCELLTSDVSQINDRLGEDEKLLMKLYGFLQNEPPLNPLLASFFSKVLSILIGRKPEQIVDFLRKREDFVDLMIKHIGTSAIMDLLLRMLTCVEPQQLRQDVLNWLNEEKVIQRLVDMVQSSQDEDRHSNASQSLCEIIRLSRDQMFQVQGCSEPDPLLATLEKQETVEQLLSNIFDKEKNESAIVSVIQILLTLFETRRPAFEGHMECPPGMSHPSFSVNHSILEAVRPRLKDFHQLLLEPPKRNVMKTTWGVLDPPVGNTRLNVVRLVASLLQSNTHSINTELINLNTLGVILDMYFKYIWNNFLHIQVEICTAMILAMPPATTDTQHVTEQEHARDSILITHLFQKCQFIQRILDAWTSNEKEQAEGGRRRGYMGHLTRIANSIIHNCDKGANGPQIQHLISELPVEDREKWEAFISGQLADTNKRNTVDLVNTHHIHSSSDDEVDFKDSGFHQDSSLQQAFSDYQMQQMTSNFIEQFGFNDEEFADQDDVVDIPFDRISDINFSLNTNESASMTLFEARCKEKIQQFEDACSDEEDIWDEKDVTFAPEAQRRPRSSGSTDSEESTDSEEEDVKRDPFEAPNSSNDDRMEVDTEAPTEAAWRSSSAATSNSEAGWADFSNFNPIGPKDPLRCNSPVAMETSIETSDPLGVNAPTQDEDRDSWLGTSVGSPSSTLPKDLGRDRPEEENACSEQRSITETVINGSMKETVSLTVDAKTETAVFKRVLKSYRDEEKIVSSKKYSVGECVDSETAGTNSSPTTYCPKTGSEKCHSTVELPNGPLEEMSAVEEARNSEPTVNGPV
- the ppp6r3 gene encoding serine/threonine-protein phosphatase 6 regulatory subunit 3 isoform X7, which encodes MFWKFDLHTTSHIDTLLEKEDVTLTEVMDEDDVLQECKAQNHKLVDFLLRPQCMEDLVSFITQEPSTDVEEKVKYKYPNISCELLTSDVSQINDRLGEDEKLLMKLYGFLQNEPPLNPLLASFFSKVLSILIGRKPEQIVDFLRKREDFVDLMIKHIGTSAIMDLLLRMLTCVEPQQLRQDVLNWLNEEKVIQRLVDMVQSSQDEDRHSNASQSLCEIIRLSRDQMFQVQGCSEPDPLLATLEKQETVEQLLSNIFDKEKNESAIVSVIQILLTLFETRRPAFEGHMECPPGMSHPSFSVNHSILEAVRPRLKDFHQLLLEPPKRNVMKTTWGVLDPPVGNTRLNVVRLVASLLQSNTHSINTELINLNTLGVILDMYFKYIWNNFLHIQVEICTAMILAMPPATTDTQHVTEQEHARDSILITHLFQKCQFIQRILDAWTSNEKEQAEGGRRRGYMGHLTRIANSIIHNCDKGANGPQIQHLISELPVEDREKWEAFISGQLADTNKRNTVDLVNTHHIHSSSDDEVDFKDSGFHQDSSLQQFGFNDEEFADQDDVVDIPFDRISDINFSLNTNESASMTLFEARCKEKIQQFEDACSDEEDIWDEKDVTFAPEAQRRPRSSGSTDSEESTDSEEEDVKRDPFEAPNSSNDDRMEVDTGPVWTANFDDIPMDTGTSIAPTSSSNSSASSPLSSSSSIEAPTEAAWRSSSAATSNSEAGWADFSNFNPIGPKDPLRCNSPVAMETSIETSDPLGVNAPTQDEDRDSWLGTSVGSPSSTLPKDLGRDRPEEENACSEQRSITETVINGSMKETVSLTVDAKTETAVFKRVLKSYRDEEKIVSSKKYSVGECVDSETAGTNSSPTTYCPKTGSEKCHSTVELPNGPLEEMSAVEEARNSEPTVNGPV